In the Bacillus amyloliquefaciens DSM 7 = ATCC 23350 genome, CCGTTTTGTATGATTCATTTTAATTTTGACTGTACGGAGTCCGGCATATCTTCAAACCTGACTTCTTCCCAGGTCTCGACATACTTTCCTTTCGCCTTCACCTTCAAATACGCGTTCTTCCGAAGTTCTTTACCGGCGAAAAAGGTCACTTCCTCTTTTTTTCCGGACGCATTATATCCGTCTAATGTATACTCAGTACCGCCCGGGCTAAGATGTTTACCATCTCGGTCAATCTGTACATAGACATCTTGCTGGTGAATAAGCGGATTAAATCTGTCTGTAACATCGTTATGAAAAAAGAGAAGCCCGTATATAACGGCAGCGGCCGCCACGACGGCCAGGATTGCCAATGCTTTCTTCATCTTTGCACTCCCCTTACTTGTTCATTTTTTTCAAATAGCTCGACCGCACCGCGAGGAAGAACAGAAGCTGAAAAATGAAAAATCCTCCGATGGTAAGACTGAGCGGTCCCGCTATATCGGAATACCCTTCCACAGCCATTGTTCTCAAGGCAAACAGCGTATGCATGACGGCAATGACAAATGGAAAGAAGAAGAGAATCGCCAGTTGTATCGTCACGCTTTGTGACATTTCACGCTCACTCAGACCGATTTTGGCCAGTGAACGGTAGCGCTCCCGGTCCTCATCCAAATCGGTGAACAGCCTGAAATATAAGAAGCTTGCTGCTGCGACGAAGAAGACGATCGCGATAAACAGGCCGATGAATAAACTCAGACTCGGCAGCTGCACCGTATCATAGTAGGTTCCGGCTTTTGACGCAAAATCAGAATGCACGTCGATATAGTTGCCGTAAATTTCATTTTTCAAGGATTGGCTGAACTCAAGACTGTCTTTCCAATGATCATAGCTGTAGCCGTATAATGACGCTTTATCACCGAGTGATTTGAACTGATCAAAGGTTTGATCGTTCACCGCGATGATGGCATTCAATGAAATCAGCGGTTTTTTGACTTCTTTTACCGACAGTTTTTGGTCAGACGGCTCGCCTTTTTGGTTCAGCAGCTTCAGCTGATCCGGGGCTACGTTTTTGAGATTGCGGTCATACGTGCCCGGGAAATAGACAGCCTCATCATTTTTCAGCCCGTTCAGCTTGACATGGAAGTATTTTGACACGTCCGATTTACTGATCATGTATACAGGCGGAACAGTATCTCCTTCCTGATAGCGAATATAGGAAACATCTATTTTATCTTTCTTATACGCAAAGCCGTGTGATTTCAGTTCATGCTCAATATCTTTCAAATGAGTCTGTTCTTTTGGGTTGTCGCTATAAGAAATATACTCCATCTCATAGGCTGACTCTTCCGCCCCGACGGTCGCTTTGTACATCGCGAGCACGCCCGTCGCCGTAAACGCAACCGCGGAAATAATGCTGACAATAAAGAACAGGCGGGCGTTGTCTTTTAAACGATAGACCAGATCAGAAACCCAAATGACATTTTTCCCGCGCAGATAAAAGGCTTTCCACTTCTTCAGCGCGCGCAGAATCCAGATGCTGCTTTGGCTGAAAAAGAAATACGTGCCGATAACGGTAAGCAGTAAAATGATGAATGGTTCTGTACCGTGGACATTTCCTTTAAGAACCATGCCGTACCCGCCGCACAGGCAGGCGATGCCGAATAAGGACAGAAGCACGGATGGCTTCGGTTCCGGCTTGACCTTATCAGTGCCCTTTATTAATTTGATAACCGTATTTGATCTGACAAAAAGGATCGTGAACTGCGATAAAAGGAAAAATAAAAGCAGAAATCCTCCGGCCGTAATGCCGAGCGCTTTCCAAGGCATGTACAGGGGCAGCGCGTCCATTTCTAAAATATAAGCGCCGACCGTAAAGAACGTTTTCGAAAAAATGACGCCGCCGATAATGCCGGCCGCAATCGACATGACGCCGATGATCATATTTTCCGCAGTAATGAGCTTTCTCAGCTGCCCCGGCGTAATGCCCTGCATAAGCAGGATGCCGAATTCTTTATTTCTCGATTTCAAAAATGCATTAACCGAATACAGAACAAATAAGAAAGAAAAAACAAAGATCATCCATTCCGCGGCGGTTAAGCCTTTTCTGGCAATGTTATTCAAGTAGCCTTCCTTTAAAGCCGGATGAAACAGGAACATCGCAAAGGTAAAGAAAATCAAAACGGAAAAGGCGCTGCTTAAAAAGAATGCAAGATAGGCCCTTTTGTTTCTCGTGACGTTGTTATAAGCGAACTGAAGAAAGGTCATTTGCGTTTCCCCCCAGCATAGACAGCACATCAAGAATTTGTTCATAAAATACTTGGCGGTTTTCCCCGCGGTAAATCTCATTAAACAGTTCGCCGTCTTTTATAAAAATGACGCGGCGGCAGTAGCTTGCCGCAACAGGGTCGTGGGTCACCATCAAAGCCGTGACATGATCATCCTGATTCAGGCTCTGCATCGTTTCCATGACGTCTTTTGACGCTTTGGAATCAAGGTTTCCCGTCGGTTCATCAGCCAGAATGAGTGACGGCTTATGAATGACCGCTCTTGCGATGGCGGCCCGCTGGCGCTGGCCTCCGGATACTTCAAACGTCCGTTTGCTGAGGAGGTTTTCGATTCCGAGCTTTTCCGCGATGGCGTGCAGTTTTTCTTCCATTACAGACGGCGGTTCTTTTTCAAGCGTTAACGGCAGCATGATATTTTCACCGATTGTCAGTGTGTCCAGAAGGTTGAAATCCTGAAACACAAATCCGAGCTGCTTGCGGCGGAAATGAGCGAGCTTTGTCCGCTTCAGCCGATGCGGGTTTTCTCCGTGAATCAGGATATCGCCTGAATCCGGACGGTCGATTGTTGAAATGATATTCAAAAGCGTTGTTTTGCCGGAGCCGGACGGCCCCATCACCGCCGTGAATTCGCCTTCTTCTATTGAAAATGAAATTTGTTTTAAGGCTTGATAGGACACTTGTCCTTTATAGGTTTTATTTATATGTTTGACTTCAAGCATATTCGCCATGAGAATCCTCCTTATGGTTTTATTCTTCTTGATCTCAGCTGCTTTCATGTAATGTCGGGGCGTTCAACACAAAAAATCCCCTTGACGTAAATCCATGTTATCAAGGGGAAACAGAATGAGCTATGTTGTTTTCTTAACGCAGCCTTACATTTTTGTAAGAAATGAAAATCGAACCGATGTCCCTTCACCCGGGGACGAACTGATGTCCACCGTATGATTGAGCTTGCCCGTAATTTCTTTGACGAGATGGAGGCCGATTCCCGTAGATTCTTGGAAACGCCGCCCGTTTTCGCCGGTGTAATACGGATCAAACACCCGCTTGATGTCCTGTGAAGGAATGCCGACACCGTAATCTTTGACTTCAAGCACCGTCCTGTCTTCATCGCGGAAGACATTCAGCTCAAGTCTGTCACTCTTGCCCGCCGAATACTTAACCGCATTTGTGACAACTTGGCCGATCGCGAATTTGAGCCATTTTGCATCGGTATAAATCTGATGATCATCGCGAATATTCATTTTCGGATAGACGCGGTATTGAATAAAAAATCGTTTATAGCTTTGAATGACTGATTGGAGAAGCTCGGATAACGAAACCGCTTCGATTTTAAAATCCCGTTCAAACAGATCAAGCCTTGATGAATATAAAAGCGTCTCCAGCCCGTATTCAATCTGCCGGACTTCTTTTTTAATTTGTTCAAAAACGGGTTCATCCTCTTCCTGAATGATTAAATTAATGACCGACAGCGGCGTCTTTACTTGGTGCACCCATTGATTCATATACGTCACCCGCGCGTCGAGCTTGGCTTCGGTCTCATGGAGCTTCTGGTGCTGCAGCCGTATCAGCTCCATCTGCTTTTCATACAGCTCTGAACAAAACTCTGAAGAACCGAGATGCGGGATGTCCGTCCCTTCCTGTCCCGAGCTGAGCCAAAGATAAACACCGCTGTCTTTGTACCAGCGATAGGCAAGATAGCCCGCCAAAATAAGAAGCTGCACGCCCAATATGTAAAACAGGTGAGAGAAAGAATGAAGACCCGCAAACCAGTAATAAAAGAAGACAAACAGCCCTTGAAGGAGAAAAAGCAGAATCAGCACTGCATGAGACCGGAGAAACAGCTTCATGACAGCGCCCTCAGCTGGTAGCCTTCGCCCCGCACCGATTCAATTGATACAGGCGCATTCAGCTCCCGCAGTTTTTTTCTGAGCCGCGTGATATACACGTTAAGTGTATTATCATCGACGAAAATATCGGTGTCCCATGTTTTTTCCATGAGCCGGTCTCTTCCCGTCACCTTTTCTCCCCGCTCCAGCAGCACTTCCAAGAGCTTGCTTTCTTTTTTAGAAAGCTCGCTTTTTTCATCCTGAAAGCGCAGTTCAAACCGTTCCACAAAGAGCTGCACACCGGCATATTCAAGCACTTTCTCCCCCTGCTTTGCGGCGTACTCCCCGTACGCCCTGCGGATCTGGCTTTTGATTTTCGCCAGCACAATATCATAGGAAAACGGTTTTTCGATATAATCATCTCCGCCGTTTTCAATCGCCATCACCTGATCCATTTCTCCGCTTCTGGCTGAAATAAAAATGATCGGGCTTGTGGAGTGCTGACGGATCTGGCGGCACCAATAATAGCCGTCATAGGACGGCAGATTGATATCAAGCAGCACCACATCAGGCTTTTCCTGTAAAAAAACATCAAGAACAGCCGTAAAATCCGCGGCCGCCACGGTTTGATATCCGTATTTTTCAAGATAATTCCGCAATAGTCCGCGAATGTCTTCACTGTCTTCCACAATCATGATTTTATTCAATCTGAACCACTCCCGTTTCTTACACTGCTGCCATCATCATAATCGTTTCAGGCGTACGGACGCAACACCGCACAAAAAAACCGCCATTCCGGCGGTTTCCGGTCTCATCAGCCGACCTGCTGTTTTACAGCTTTACCGGCTGATCCGAACTCTCTCATTTTGCTTCGCACTGTCTCTTCCACGGCTTCGATGCCGGGGGTCATATAGCTGCGCGGTTCGTACAGATCGCTTTGTTCCTGAAACATGCGGCGTGTTTCGTCTGTCCAGGCTACCATACATTCCGTATTGATATTGATCTTCGCGTGGCCGAGCGTGATGGCTTTTTGGATCTGATCCTGCGGAATTCCGGATGCTCCGTGAAGAACGAGAGGAATGTCGGTCATGCGGGAGATTTCCTCCATTTCCTTAAATCCGAGTTTCGGTTCACCCTGATATTTGCCGTGTACGGAGCCGAGGGCGGCGGCCAGCGCGTCGATATTGGCTGCTTTGACGATCCGCTCACATTCCGTGATATCAGCATAGCGGACTCCGCCGACCAGCCCGTCTTCCATGCCGCCGACCGTGCCGACTTCGGCTTCTACTGACACGCCGTGCTTTGCGGCATAATCGGTGACTTCTTTTGTCATTGCGATATTCTCGTCAATCGGCGCATGGGAGCCGTCAATCATCACTGAGCTGAACCCGGCGTCAATCGCCTGTCTGCAGCGTTCCGCACTGCTTCCGTGATCAAGATGAAGCACGACGGGAACGGTAATCGCCATTTCCTCCATTAACGCGCTGACCATGGCGGCAATCGTTTTAAAGCCGCCTAAATAATCGACCAGCCGATCAGATGCCGCGGCGATGACCGGGGATTGCTCCTTTTGCGCCGCTTGCAGAATCGCTTTTGTCCATTGCAGGCCGTTTATATTAAACTGGCCGACTGCATAATGCTCCCGTTTCGCTTCCGCAAGAAGATGTTTCATGGTGACAAAAGCCATGTTCACGCCTCCTTCATGAAGTATTTTGATACGACGGCTTCCGTTGTTTCTTTTGCCGTTTTGATCGTTTCCTCCGCGGTCAGCTTATAATATTCAGGTCTGAACAGCTCTACGGAGACAACATCATTGAATCCGATTTCTCTTAGTGCTGACAGATGGGCGTCTAAGTCAATTGCCCCCTGCCCCGGCCAGACGCGGTCTTCATCCGTTAAAAAACCGATCGGGAAATCTTCTGTATCGTCAATATGATAGATGAAAATTTTCTTTCCGTCCGCCTGCTTCAGGCTCTCAATATTGGAGCCCATCGCGTGGAAATGAAAGCTGTCAAACACAAGCCCGACATTATCCCGGCCGACAGCCTCCACGATGTCATATGCCTGTTCAAATGTATTGACCGTGCATTGCGGGTGGCCGACAAATTCAAGGGCGATATTTACGCCGTACGGCTCCGCGATATCAGAAAGCTCAGTCAGCACCTTGATGCTGCTCTTTTTGATCTCTTCTTTTAATATTTTCCGCTCTGTCACAAGCGGTACGGCCACCACATATTCCACGCCAAGTGTTTTGCAGGTTTCCATCATGCTTTTGAATTCTGAAATGATCTCCCGATAGCCCTTTTCATCACGATTGTTGAAGAAAACCAATGCGTTCAGTGCAAGCGGCTTAATGTGATGGGTTTGAAAATATTCCGCCAGATCGGCCAGTGAATGGTCTTTTAAGTATTCCGGCAGCTTATCCATTGTGCGGATTTCAATATAATCATAGCCGTGCTTTTCGCACAGCTCTAAATCCTGTTTCAGGTTTGAATTCTCCAACGTTGTCGCTTCATTAAAGCAAAGTTTCATGTCAGCCTCTCCCATCGCGTTTTAGATATGAAGGGAGTCCGGCTGAAGGGCTTTTTGGCCCCGTCCCGCCGAACTCCATACTCAGCTTACGCCATACCTAATTCTTCTTTTAATTTCTTAAGCATGAACCGGCTTGATTCATCCGCTCTTTCTCCGACCCAAGCAAAAACGGCATTCGTCGCAATTCCGTCGAACTTCATCTCCCTCATCTTTTTGAAAATCGTATCAAAATCCACCTCGCCTTGACCGATGTCCAAATGCTGGTGAACCGTTACTTTCGCGTCAGGCGGATTGACGATGTAGCGCAGGCCATGCGCCGCCTTATGATTATAGGTATCTGCAAATAAAACATGTGTGAGGCGGTCGCCGGCTTCGTCAAACATGGTCGCAATATCGCCTTTGCCGTCATCGTAGAAGAATGTATGCGCAGTCGAGTAGACAAGATTGATCCAATCCTTGTCAAGCGCGCGGATCATATCCATCGCACCTTTGTGCGTCTCGATAAAATCATACGGGTGGGCCTGCAGATTGAGTTTGACGCCTTCTTTTTCAAAGACGGGCAGCAGCTCATCCATGGATTTGATAAATTTTTCTTCACTAGTTAACGGATCATATTTTGAACCGCTGAATTCGCTGTTCATCAAATCCACTTCAAGTTCAACCGCAATTTTGATCGCCCGTTTCCAGTTGCGCACGGCTGCCTGGCGGCGGTCTTCATCAGGGCCTGCCCAGTGGTAAAGCGGAAGGAGAGAGGACAGCTTCACGCCTGTATCCTTTAAAAGGCGCTTCAATTGTTTGATCTTTGCTGAATCGACTTTCGGATATTTATAGAAAGGACAAAAATCCTCACGCGGTGACAGTTCGATATATTCATAACCGAGCTCCGCCGTTTTATAGACCATTTCTTCTAACGTTAAATCATCACGGTACATGGATGGATCCAAGGCCAGTTTCATTTCTTTCACTCCCAATCTATTATTTATTCACAGTCGTAAATGATTGATAGAATGCCGGTTTCTCTTGGAGCGCCACAGGCTCTTTCCGGCCGGATTCCTGAGCTTTTACGCACGCGTCAGTCGTCACGGCGGCGATGTAACCGTCCCATGCCGTCGGACCGCTGACTTCGCCTTTTTTCCGGATCGAATCAATGAAGTCTTGAATTTCCACATCATACGCAGCCACAAATCGGCGCTGCCAATCCATCAGAATATCGGTGCTGAATGTCCCTTCTTTTCTCAAGCTGATGCTGGATGGTTCCGGAAGCTTGATGATGCCGTCTTCTCCGACGATTTCACATTGAATATCGTAGCCGTATTTACAGTTCACATAGATTTCGGCATTGATGACGATACCGCCTTTTGTTTCAATAATGACCATCTGCGGATCTTTCAGATGCGGCAGCGCATTTTTTGATTTCTTCGGATAGATGACCTGTACGGATTCATAGTCGTCATTGACGAGCCAGTGAAGGACATCGATTTCATGAACGAGCGTATCGACAACGGCCATGTCTGTTGAATAATTCGGCGCGACCGTCGGATTGCGGTGCGCACAGTGAATCATCAGCGGCTCTCCGACCACACGGTTGTCGATCGCTTCTTTCAGCTGAACATAACCGCTGTCATATCTGCGCATGAAGCCTACCTGCACCAATCGGCGTCCCGTCTTCATTTCTTCTTCGACGATGCGCATACAGCCTTCTGCCGTTGTCGCGAGCGGCTTTTCACAAAAAACGTATTTGCCGCGCTGAATCGCTTTCAAAACGCTGGACTCGTGAGCCGGGCCCCAGCTTGTCACTAAGACGGCGTCCACATTTTCAGCAGCGAGGAGGCTGTCGTCATCAGGATAAACGGAGGCGTTCAAATTGAAATCCTGAACGGTCTGCTGTGCAGCCTCCTGATTCACATCCGTTACAGCGGTAATTTCCGCGCCGGACAGCTTATTTGTGATGCGGTTGATGTGCTCTTTTCCGATAGCACCGGTTCCGATAACCCCTATACGTAAATTCATTGATCGCCACTCCTTCTGATAATCAAATGATTGTTCTCGTCTTTCTTTTCTCGCTGCCGTCCTGAGGAGCACCGTACAGTTCCTCCTGAATCTGTTCAAGCGACTTGCCGGACGTATTCGGTGCGAAGACAAGCCCGATGACCATACTGGCCGTCACGCATATGAGCAGAATACCTGCCATAACACCGATGCCGAACTGTATCATGATAACCGGCACAAATAAACTCCAAATTCCGATTGAAATACGGACCAGAAAGAACATGAGCCCTTGTGCCGACGCCCTGTGCTCCGTCGGGAACAGCTCGCTTGCCCACAGCTGGTAGTTCGCCTGCTGGCCGGCTCCGTTATTGATGCCGATCGCGAAGACAAACAAAAGCAGAACCGGAAGCCCCTGAAACGGCAGTAAAAACAGCGACCAGCCGACAACAGCCATAAATGCGCAGATCCCGAACACCGTTTTCCGATATTGATCCGCAAAAGGCATGAAGATACAAGCGACGCCGAGCCCGGTGAAAATAAACAGGGCCATCTGCAGAATGTTAGCCGTATTTGCGGATACGCCGCCGACCTGCTGATAGATGTACGGCATAAAGAATCCCATGACTCCCGCGGCGAGATTCCATATGAGAAACACACCCATTAAAAACAAAATATTCTTAAAAAATTTCGGCTGAAGCAGGTCAAAATAAGATGTTTTTTTCACGGCGGCAGGCCGGTCTTCACTGTTTTTCCAGGCATCTGATTCAGGTAAACGCTTTCTTAGCGTATATGTGATAAGGGCGATCACCAATAGATGCGCAAAAACAATTTTATTTCCTAAAAGCCCAAGGTCACCAACCAGGACCGATAACAGCAGGACCACAACGGCTCCGGCGGCCCATGCCACCTGCGCCACCCCGCAATGCCTCGCCCGGTTTTTCTCAGGGGCGTTTTCCGCGATAATGGTCCATGACGCCGTAATATCCGCGCCTACAGAAATCCCGATAATCGTGTATCCGCATAACAGCATAGGAAAGTTGAATCCAAACAAAACCAAACAAATTCCTAAGGCGTAAACGAGCATACTGTTTGTATAGACCGCTTTCCGTCCGACCTTATCAGCCAAATATCCGCCAAGCAGCGCTCCGATGGCCGCTGATATGGCGTTTGCACTGAAGGCGCCTAGCAATCCGATCTGGCTGTCGGACAGCTTCAAATAGCTGACCCACATGGATAAACCCGCTGACCCTGCCACGATGGAACCTGCATCAATGTAATTTGCTAATGCTGCGGCGATGGTCCTTTTGCTGAAAGCTGATTCCGCCTTGGCACTATTCATATAAGTCCCCCTCTAATTTGCAGGATCAAGCAGTTCTTTGTCGATATACTTTCTCGCAATCAGCGCGTACTCAAGCGGATTGGCGACTGCCGGGTCTTGTTCGGCTTCAATGACGATCCAGCCTGAATAATCATGACGGATGAGCGTTCGGTACACTTCGGTGAAATCGATGCATCCGTCTCCGGGAACCGTAAAAATGCCCTGTAAAAACGACTGCCTGAATGACTTGCCTTCCTTTCTGCACAGCTCCATAATGTCAAACCGCGCATCCTTGAAATGAACGTGTCTGATCCGTTCCATATGCTTATTCAGAATCGTCATGTAATCTCCGTCCGAGATATAAGCATGGCCTGTATCATAAAGCAAATGGACATACCGGGGATCCGTCCCTTCCATCAGCCGGTCAACTTCTCCCGCCGTCTGAACGCCTGTGCCGAGATGATGATGAAAAGTGAGGTCAAGCCCGTGTTCTTCCGCGATTTTCCCAAGGCGGTTCAGGCCTTGGCAAAGCGTATCCCATTCTTCATCTGAGAAGTGCGGTTTTTTCTTAAAAACATCAATGTCCAACCCCTGAACACTGTACGTCTGTTCAGAAACGATGGCGACATCAGCCCCGACTTTTTTCAAATAATCACAGTGTTCTGTAAATTGTTCGGCTGTTTTTTCAATACCGTCTTGAATGATAAAGCTGCTGAACCATTTTCCCGCAATCCGCAAGTTCCGGAGAGCCAGCTCCTTATTCAGGACGGAGGGTTCAGGGAAAAACCCTCCCACTTCCGTACCTTGGAAGCCGGCGACAACAATATCGCTCAACAAATGCTGAAGCGTATTCCCGGCTCCGATTTCCGGCATATCGTCATTGCGCCATCCAATGGGGGCGATGCCCCACAGAATATCTTGTTTGCCCATCGTGATGCCTCCCCTCTAGTACTGCTTCGCAGACTTCAGCTTCGTCTCTTTCGCTTCGTATGCCCGTTGGACGCTTTCCTGCTCAGACACTTCCGCCACGCCGACATGCCACCAGCTGTCATAGCCGTCTGTCATCGTTTTCGGCAGAACCTTCATCTCAATTAACGTGGATACGTCCTGCGTTTTCGCATCTTCAAGCGCCGCTTTCAGCTCTTCAACCGTATTGGCTCTGTATGTTTTGGCGCCGTATCCCTCTGCCACCTTCGCGTAATCAATGTTTAAAATCTGATTGTCCTCTGTGCGGAACTCACAGAAATAACTGCCGCTGCCGTGATCCATTTGCAGGTTGTTGATACAGCCGAATCCGGAGTTATCAAAAAGCAGGACATTGATTTTTTTGTTATATTGAAGCGCCGTAATCAGCTCTGAATGCAGCATCAGAAAACTTCCGTCGCCGACGAGTGAATAGACTTCTTTGTCCGGATGGGCCAGCTTGAGGCCGAGCGTGCCTGATACCTCATATCCCATGCAGGAATAGCCGTACTCCAGATGGTACGTATTCGGGACATTGGAATGCCACAGACGCTGCAAATCTCCCGGAAGAGACCCCGCCGAACTGATGACGATACTGTCTTCAGGAATCGTGTCATTGATCGTCAGAAGCGCCGTTGTTTGCGGCAGCTCAGTCTTGAGCGCGTCGGCATACTCGTTTAACACGTCCTGTGAAAAATGATTCTTAATTTCCGGTTTGAACGCGTCACGTGTAAAAGTGACTTTGCCGAGCCGGTCCCGTTCAGCCAGCCATTCATCCTTCCAGTCTTTAATCGCCGTGCCGAATGCGCTTTTATATCCGTCCAATAAGCCGTGCAGCCTGCCGAGCGTCACTTTCGCATCGGCTACGACCTGAAACGCGTCAAGCTTATAAGCCTGCATGCGGCTGACATTGATATTCAAGAATGCTGCTTTTTCAAAATCAAACGCCGTTTTGGAGGATGTCGCAAAGTCCGTGTACCGTGTACCGACACCGATGATAAGATCAGCCTGGCGGGCGGCTTTGTTTGCGGCAAGTGTGCCCGTGATGCCCATGCCGCCCAGATTGTTGGCGAAGTCAGCTTCAACCGTTGACTTACCGGCCTGCGTTTCCACAAGAGGAATGCCGTATGTTTCAGAAAGCGCGATCAATTCCTCACGCGCGCCGGAATACTTCGCGCCGCCCACTAAAATGACGGGGCGGCTGCTCTCTTTAATTCTTTCCGCGGCGCCTTTCAGCTCACGCTCGCTCGGCTGCATACGATCAATATAATGAACGCGTTTTTCAAAGAAGCTTTCATCAAAATCATACGCTTCTCCCTCTACATCCTGAGAAATGCAGATTGTCGCCGGACCCGCTTTTGCCGGATCCGTCATTACTTCAAATGCCCGGATTAAGCTGCTCATCAGCTGCTCGGGGCGGGTAATGCGGTCCCAATAGCGTGACACGGGCTTTAACGCATCGTTTGTCGTGACGGCGGCACTGTATTCCTGCTCCACCTGCTGAAGCACCGGATCAGGCTGCCTCGTCGCAAAGGTATCGGCCGGAAGCAGCAGCACCGGAATATTGTTAGCCAGAGCCGTGCCCGCGGCAGCCGTCAAATTTGCGGCACCCGGCCCGACCGATGTTGATACCGCGTAAATTTTTCTTCTCAGCATTTGCTTGCTGTATGCCATCGCGGCATGCGCCATGCCTTGTTCGTTTTTGCCTTGATAGACTTTCAGGTGCCCGGCGTCCTGCTCAAGCGCCTGCCCGATCCCCAACACATTTCCGTGGCCGAAAATCGTGAAGATGCCTTCAACGAACGGCTCTTCTTTTCCGTCAATATGAATGTACTGCCGGTTTAAAAATTTAATCAGCGCTTGTGCTGTCGTTAAGCGAATTGTCTTGCCCACAAACGATCCCACCTTTTATCGTTCTATTTACCATTCAGACTGTGCTGTGCTTCAATCAGTTCGATGATTTCATCGGCAGCCGGCATTGCTTCTGAGGAGCTGTGTTTGCTGACGACGATGGAAGCGGAAGCGCTCCCGTATTTTAATGCCGTTTCAATATCCCGGCCGCTGACAAGTCCGTAGATGAAGGCGGACGCGTAGGAATCACCCGCTCCGAACGTCTTCAGCACCTTTGTTTGATAGGCATGCGCCCGGAAGATTTCTCCCGATCTGCTGTATGCGTATGATCCGTCAACGCCGTGCTTGATGACGATAAGGTCAGCGGAATGCGCAAACAAATGGCGGACGGTTTCATCGTTATTTCCGCCGCTGCGGTTCTCCATCACGTCAAATTCGTCACGCGTCCCGATGACGATATCGGATTGTTCCGCCACCAGCGTGTAGTACACGGCTGTTTCTTCTGCCGATTGCCATGTATACGGGCGATAGTCGAGCTCAAAAACGACTTTTACGTCATGTTTTTTTGCGGTATGCACCGCTTTTAAGACGGCTTCGCGCGACGGGCTTTTCGCAAGCGCCGTCCCAGAAACGAGCAGCATTTTCGCGTTTGCGATATAGCCTTCATTGACTTCGGACGGCTCAAGATACAAATCCGCCACGTCATCCCGGTACATGAGAATGCTGCACTCTTCAGGACTGAGAATTTCCGTAAAAGCGAGTCCGGCTTTATGCCCGTCTCTGTCAACGACCATTTGTGACGTATCAACGCCCTTTTCCTTCATATAGGAAACGATGAATCTGCCGTGCTGATCGTCCGGGATTTTGCCGATAAAACCGGTTTTTAATCCAAGCTTGGCGCTGCCGATCGCAATATTTGCCGGAGAGCCGCCGACA is a window encoding:
- a CDS encoding YxeA family protein yields the protein MKKALAILAVVAAAAVIYGLLFFHNDVTDRFNPLIHQQDVYVQIDRDGKHLSPGGTEYTLDGYNASGKKEEVTFFAGKELRKNAYLKVKAKGKYVETWEEVRFEDMPDSVQSKLK
- the yxdM gene encoding ABC transporter permease YxdM, whose translation is MTFLQFAYNNVTRNKRAYLAFFLSSAFSVLIFFTFAMFLFHPALKEGYLNNIARKGLTAAEWMIFVFSFLFVLYSVNAFLKSRNKEFGILLMQGITPGQLRKLITAENMIIGVMSIAAGIIGGVIFSKTFFTVGAYILEMDALPLYMPWKALGITAGGFLLLFFLLSQFTILFVRSNTVIKLIKGTDKVKPEPKPSVLLSLFGIACLCGGYGMVLKGNVHGTEPFIILLLTVIGTYFFFSQSSIWILRALKKWKAFYLRGKNVIWVSDLVYRLKDNARLFFIVSIISAVAFTATGVLAMYKATVGAEESAYEMEYISYSDNPKEQTHLKDIEHELKSHGFAYKKDKIDVSYIRYQEGDTVPPVYMISKSDVSKYFHVKLNGLKNDEAVYFPGTYDRNLKNVAPDQLKLLNQKGEPSDQKLSVKEVKKPLISLNAIIAVNDQTFDQFKSLGDKASLYGYSYDHWKDSLEFSQSLKNEIYGNYIDVHSDFASKAGTYYDTVQLPSLSLFIGLFIAIVFFVAAASFLYFRLFTDLDEDRERYRSLAKIGLSEREMSQSVTIQLAILFFFPFVIAVMHTLFALRTMAVEGYSDIAGPLSLTIGGFFIFQLLFFLAVRSSYLKKMNK
- the fba gene encoding class II fructose-1,6-bisphosphate aldolase, whose amino-acid sequence is MAFVTMKHLLAEAKREHYAVGQFNINGLQWTKAILQAAQKEQSPVIAAASDRLVDYLGGFKTIAAMVSALMEEMAITVPVVLHLDHGSSAERCRQAIDAGFSSVMIDGSHAPIDENIAMTKEVTDYAAKHGVSVEAEVGTVGGMEDGLVGGVRYADITECERIVKAANIDALAAALGSVHGKYQGEPKLGFKEMEEISRMTDIPLVLHGASGIPQDQIQKAITLGHAKININTECMVAWTDETRRMFQEQSDLYEPRSYMTPGIEAVEETVRSKMREFGSAGKAVKQQVG
- the yxdJ gene encoding two-component system response regulator YxdJ, which translates into the protein MNKIMIVEDSEDIRGLLRNYLEKYGYQTVAAADFTAVLDVFLQEKPDVVLLDINLPSYDGYYWCRQIRQHSTSPIIFISARSGEMDQVMAIENGGDDYIEKPFSYDIVLAKIKSQIRRAYGEYAAKQGEKVLEYAGVQLFVERFELRFQDEKSELSKKESKLLEVLLERGEKVTGRDRLMEKTWDTDIFVDDNTLNVYITRLRKKLRELNAPVSIESVRGEGYQLRALS
- the yxdL gene encoding ABC transporter ATP-binding protein YxdL; its protein translation is MANMLEVKHINKTYKGQVSYQALKQISFSIEEGEFTAVMGPSGSGKTTLLNIISTIDRPDSGDILIHGENPHRLKRTKLAHFRRKQLGFVFQDFNLLDTLTIGENIMLPLTLEKEPPSVMEEKLHAIAEKLGIENLLSKRTFEVSGGQRQRAAIARAVIHKPSLILADEPTGNLDSKASKDVMETMQSLNQDDHVTALMVTHDPVAASYCRRVIFIKDGELFNEIYRGENRQVFYEQILDVLSMLGGNANDLSSVRL
- the yxdK gene encoding two-component system sensor histidine kinase YxdK, whose product is MKLFLRSHAVLILLFLLQGLFVFFYYWFAGLHSFSHLFYILGVQLLILAGYLAYRWYKDSGVYLWLSSGQEGTDIPHLGSSEFCSELYEKQMELIRLQHQKLHETEAKLDARVTYMNQWVHQVKTPLSVINLIIQEEDEPVFEQIKKEVRQIEYGLETLLYSSRLDLFERDFKIEAVSLSELLQSVIQSYKRFFIQYRVYPKMNIRDDHQIYTDAKWLKFAIGQVVTNAVKYSAGKSDRLELNVFRDEDRTVLEVKDYGVGIPSQDIKRVFDPYYTGENGRRFQESTGIGLHLVKEITGKLNHTVDISSSPGEGTSVRFSFLTKM